A section of the Cuniculiplasma divulgatum genome encodes:
- the kdpB gene encoding potassium-transporting ATPase subunit KdpB: MNRYVEILYFTMRDFRPDRLLRNPVMFVTEVAFAVSLVLTLFPALADLPSGFPYSAFYVSTTVMLFLTIFFSNLAEAFSEGKSNAITASLRKMKTNTMAHVVTDSGTVDRPSSEVKKGDIIEVYQDEIIPVDGEIISGSCYVNESNITGESRAVMKVQGDSVTGSTRLVTDRATIKATSDPGNSFIDNMIKLIGTATRQRTPNEIALAVLLSGLTLVFLIISAVIFPMARLLGTTINIIMLLVLLIALMPTTIGALLPAIGVSAINKISEFNIIAKSGRAVENAGDIDTIILDKTGTVTIGEREAVKFYPNTGVDYNEFVRMCAVSSLEDMTKEGISIVNLARKEGVDITASDVGEHEFIPFSAETKFSGVRMGDREILKGSLKSLKAKFSLSDTFIEALCKEISMRGGTAIPVVQDGKFTGVIELNDLLKPGVKERLESIKSMNIKTIMCTGDDEVTAEYIAREAGIDEFVANVTPMDKYNVVIGEKEKQLMVAMVGDGTNDAPALAKADVGLAMNNGTPAAKEAANMVDLDNDPTKLLDVIFIGKQILITRGALTTFSIANDISKYFVIIPAIFFIFPSLDYLNLLGLTNPLLAITSALIFNTAIIVVLIPLAIRGVHFVPSGISDLLKRNLLLYGLGGVIVPFIFIKLIYVLLSVAGVVW, from the coding sequence ATGAACAGGTATGTGGAGATTCTTTATTTCACAATGAGGGACTTCAGGCCAGACAGACTGTTACGGAACCCGGTAATGTTCGTCACGGAAGTTGCGTTTGCAGTATCCCTTGTGCTTACTCTGTTCCCAGCACTGGCTGACCTGCCCTCTGGATTTCCATACAGTGCATTCTATGTCTCCACAACTGTGATGCTGTTTCTGACCATCTTTTTCAGCAATCTTGCAGAGGCATTTTCAGAGGGCAAGAGCAATGCAATAACTGCATCTTTAAGAAAGATGAAGACCAATACCATGGCTCATGTTGTAACGGACAGCGGAACGGTAGACCGCCCCTCATCAGAAGTGAAGAAAGGAGATATCATCGAGGTCTACCAGGATGAGATTATTCCGGTGGATGGGGAAATTATCAGCGGCAGCTGCTATGTGAATGAATCCAATATAACAGGTGAATCCCGGGCTGTCATGAAAGTGCAGGGGGACAGCGTAACAGGTTCCACAAGGCTTGTTACAGACAGAGCCACAATTAAGGCAACATCTGATCCGGGAAACAGCTTCATAGACAACATGATAAAGCTTATCGGCACAGCAACAAGGCAGAGAACTCCAAATGAGATAGCACTGGCCGTTCTCCTCTCAGGACTCACTCTTGTTTTCCTGATTATTTCTGCGGTCATATTTCCCATGGCACGCCTTCTTGGCACTACCATAAATATAATCATGCTGCTGGTTCTTTTAATTGCTCTTATGCCAACCACCATAGGGGCGCTTCTGCCTGCAATAGGAGTATCGGCTATCAACAAGATTTCGGAATTCAACATAATAGCCAAGAGCGGAAGGGCAGTGGAAAATGCAGGCGATATCGATACCATAATTCTGGACAAGACAGGCACTGTTACAATCGGCGAGAGAGAGGCAGTGAAGTTCTACCCCAACACTGGCGTGGATTACAACGAATTTGTAAGGATGTGTGCAGTTTCATCACTTGAGGATATGACAAAGGAAGGGATTTCAATTGTCAATCTCGCCAGGAAGGAGGGTGTAGATATTACAGCCAGTGACGTTGGTGAACACGAATTCATTCCATTTTCCGCAGAGACAAAATTCAGCGGAGTGAGGATGGGGGACAGGGAAATACTGAAAGGTTCACTGAAATCACTCAAGGCAAAGTTTTCCCTGAGCGATACTTTTATCGAGGCCCTCTGCAAGGAAATATCTATGCGTGGAGGCACAGCTATTCCAGTGGTTCAGGATGGAAAATTCACAGGGGTCATAGAACTGAACGATCTGCTGAAACCCGGCGTTAAAGAAAGGCTGGAATCCATAAAATCCATGAATATCAAGACAATAATGTGCACCGGCGATGATGAGGTAACAGCAGAATACATAGCCAGGGAAGCCGGTATTGATGAATTTGTCGCAAATGTTACACCCATGGACAAGTATAATGTTGTAATAGGAGAGAAAGAAAAGCAGCTCATGGTCGCCATGGTGGGAGATGGCACAAACGATGCACCCGCCCTGGCGAAGGCAGATGTGGGGCTTGCCATGAACAACGGTACGCCTGCTGCAAAGGAAGCCGCCAATATGGTGGACCTTGACAATGATCCAACGAAGCTGCTTGATGTCATATTCATAGGCAAGCAGATACTGATCACAAGAGGTGCGCTAACAACATTCAGCATTGCAAATGACATCTCAAAATATTTTGTCATAATCCCTGCAATATTCTTCATATTCCCGAGCCTGGACTACCTGAACCTTCTTGGCCTTACAAACCCTCTTCTCGCAATAACTTCGGCTTTAATCTTTAATACGGCAATTATTGTGGTACTTATTCCACTGGCAATCAGGGGGGTTCATTTCGTTCCGTCAGGCATATCAGACCTTCTGAAGCGAAACCTGCTTCTCTACGGGCTTGGCGGCGTAATAGTTCCCTTCATATTCATCAAGCTTATCTACGTTCTTCTTTCTGTGGCAGGGGTGGTGTGGTAA
- a CDS encoding potassium-transporting ATPase subunit C — MNARTMLRSFLLALSIMAVLGFAYPTATALITEHALPWQSSGSPITINGTVYGSEYLAEAFNSSVFFQPRPSAIGYNLSQSGSTEISPDNPQFVNITEHYLKQFLSENPGINVSQVPYDMVSPSASGLDPNIPVAGAYDQVTRIAQSIVTLASNSSENLSLRTVETFLNYSISHNEKQDFPLFGSYYVNTVTLNFLIIHYLMEKAILPENFLA, encoded by the coding sequence ATGAATGCAAGGACGATGCTGAGGTCATTCCTGCTTGCGCTCTCCATCATGGCCGTTCTGGGCTTTGCGTATCCCACTGCCACAGCGCTCATTACAGAGCATGCCCTTCCATGGCAGTCTTCTGGCTCGCCAATCACCATTAATGGTACGGTATACGGCTCTGAATATCTTGCCGAGGCGTTCAACTCATCCGTATTCTTCCAGCCCCGTCCATCTGCCATAGGCTACAACCTGTCTCAATCAGGAAGCACTGAGATATCTCCGGACAATCCTCAGTTCGTCAATATTACGGAACATTACCTGAAGCAGTTTCTGTCGGAGAATCCCGGGATTAATGTTTCTCAGGTTCCATATGATATGGTCTCCCCATCCGCATCCGGCCTGGACCCAAATATTCCTGTGGCCGGCGCTTACGATCAGGTAACCAGGATAGCGCAATCAATAGTGACCCTGGCCTCAAACAGCAGCGAAAATCTCTCTCTCCGGACAGTGGAAACTTTCCTGAATTACAGCATCAGCCACAATGAAAAGCAGGATTTCCCGTTATTCGGGTCGTATTATGTCAACACCGTGACCCTCAACTTCCTCATAATCCATTACCTTATGGAGAAGGCCATACTTCCGGAAAATTTCCTGGCGTGA
- a CDS encoding universal stress protein, whose protein sequence is MFSSSRSYLLKFDRTIVPMAKGDRSRTVLDLAFDLAHEYSSEITALTVKENVREVTWSDKVAVVINAYKEGKEKNIKVIPKVRTSKSVKQGIVEEVSSRAYDILLLGTFKRSVLSASIFGTIGDYVIKNSTIPTAVVSLHGSKYPYGKILVPLCETLTTRAAVSFALHMKKALNAKLILADLRKFDRKKTHGFNTLMDRLGEAIEQYGSDITVVRPGMSSNLTDEVSNLIREQNPDVIVMGVRDSPGGKVRFNSDLKAIIKGTYQDTIVVKK, encoded by the coding sequence ATGTTTTCATCATCAAGATCATACCTACTAAAGTTCGACCGGACAATCGTGCCAATGGCAAAGGGTGACAGATCAAGAACGGTTCTGGACCTTGCATTTGATCTGGCACATGAGTACTCTTCCGAGATCACTGCGCTTACGGTCAAGGAAAACGTGAGGGAAGTAACGTGGAGCGACAAGGTTGCTGTGGTGATCAACGCTTACAAGGAAGGCAAGGAGAAGAACATCAAGGTTATCCCAAAGGTAAGGACCTCAAAATCGGTAAAACAGGGAATAGTTGAGGAGGTAAGCAGCAGGGCCTATGACATCCTTCTTCTGGGAACCTTCAAACGATCAGTACTGTCAGCATCCATATTCGGCACAATAGGAGACTATGTGATCAAGAACTCCACAATACCCACTGCTGTGGTCAGCCTGCATGGGAGCAAATACCCATATGGCAAGATTCTGGTGCCGCTGTGCGAAACACTTACCACGAGAGCAGCAGTCTCATTTGCACTTCACATGAAGAAAGCTTTGAATGCCAAGCTAATACTTGCCGATCTCAGGAAATTTGACAGGAAGAAGACCCATGGCTTCAATACCCTTATGGACAGGCTTGGGGAAGCAATTGAACAGTATGGAAGTGACATAACAGTTGTGAGACCTGGTATGTCCAGCAACCTCACTGATGAAGTCTCAAATCTCATAAGAGAACAGAATCCGGATGTTATAGTGATGGGAGTCAGGGATTCACCGGGAGGGAAGGTGCGTTTTAACTCTGACCTGAAGGCCATCATAAAGGGAACTTACCAGGATACCATTGTGGTTAAGAAATGA
- a CDS encoding MFS transporter, with product MDSARENDSTSGSINPFVSALSVMNFFFAMAMNVFGYTVFYLLQSYHIPIIFGGIGTTIGQIILLTILIPQGRAIDKGSSYELMIIGSLVYSSGMILLSLRFIPGLLQAYVISSVVIGAVLVTQNTYKSSLGSFIGKASKLSILGKHYSRIIMMETAGGTVAMFVVAAMREFSHLYVVYLVSGAILLAVTILTFFVLYPESRKLALKSEASTLRPTFRESLILFREKRRFVIPVLLTKIFMSVGVYGISYFFILSGEKIGVIPEYSIILLGIGFAISIPSGVYSGKYVDRHPSTGKAYIILLGLFDIFFYGAILVSIYLRNPYIFYGSISFNAFGPLFVSGAMSYEVKVIGKENRGMFSALQRTLVGVTFILLGIPFAYLYSFDYRTIWIVVTATAILSVISAAFIPGAGTLASPQAQEAVPQATGVK from the coding sequence ATGGACAGTGCACGTGAAAACGATTCTACCAGCGGCAGCATAAATCCTTTTGTATCAGCACTTTCCGTGATGAACTTCTTCTTTGCAATGGCAATGAACGTATTTGGCTATACTGTTTTCTACCTGCTGCAGAGTTATCATATACCCATAATCTTCGGTGGAATTGGTACCACCATAGGCCAGATTATACTTCTCACCATACTTATTCCCCAGGGCAGGGCCATAGATAAGGGTTCATCCTATGAGCTTATGATCATCGGATCGCTTGTTTACAGTTCTGGGATGATATTGCTTTCACTGCGTTTCATCCCTGGCCTGCTTCAGGCATATGTAATTTCATCAGTAGTCATAGGCGCAGTACTTGTTACACAGAATACGTACAAATCTTCGCTTGGATCATTTATAGGGAAAGCCTCAAAACTCTCCATACTGGGGAAGCATTATTCCAGAATCATAATGATGGAGACGGCTGGGGGAACGGTAGCCATGTTTGTTGTGGCTGCAATGAGGGAATTCTCTCACCTGTATGTGGTTTACCTGGTTTCAGGGGCGATTCTTCTCGCAGTGACCATACTTACATTTTTTGTCCTTTACCCGGAGAGCAGAAAGCTGGCCCTTAAAAGCGAAGCATCCACCCTCAGGCCAACATTCCGTGAAAGCCTGATCCTGTTTAGGGAAAAGCGCAGATTCGTGATACCTGTGCTTCTGACAAAGATATTCATGTCAGTGGGCGTTTACGGGATTTCATATTTCTTCATACTGAGCGGGGAAAAGATCGGGGTTATTCCGGAATATTCCATTATCCTTCTTGGAATAGGTTTTGCAATATCAATTCCATCTGGGGTTTACTCGGGCAAATATGTGGACCGCCACCCATCCACTGGCAAGGCATACATAATACTTCTTGGACTCTTTGACATTTTCTTCTACGGTGCAATACTGGTCTCAATATACCTGAGGAATCCATACATATTCTATGGGTCAATATCCTTTAATGCATTTGGCCCGCTCTTTGTCTCCGGTGCGATGTCATACGAAGTGAAGGTCATCGGAAAGGAGAACCGGGGGATGTTTTCTGCGCTGCAGAGAACTCTTGTTGGTGTCACCTTCATATTGCTGGGAATACCATTTGCCTATCTCTACTCATTTGACTACAGAACCATCTGGATAGTGGTCACTGCCACGGCAATCCTGTCAGTGATTTCTGCTGCCTTCATACCTGGCGCTGGGACACTTGCATCACCTCAGGCGCAGGAAGCTGTTCCACAGGCTACAGGAGTAAAGTGA
- the sppA gene encoding signal peptide peptidase SppA encodes MAFIAVTELSGTINERKLSGLMPILDAVEKSSRVRGLLIHMNSSGGEANASEILFRKARAIREKKPVISYVSGMCASGAYWVASASNRIYSMETSLVGSIGVISITPNVRKLLEKIGIDVQVSKAGKYKDLLNPFSEATEEGKQKMLHIIDSAYQSFWKSVSAERKIPDDQRDAIATGEVFTSEDAVKLGLVDSIGGYTEALSEIRKISGIKKTRFIAPRKTFVSRFIGMAVKDAVLETLDASLGYCISLQ; translated from the coding sequence ATGGCCTTCATAGCAGTTACTGAATTATCCGGCACAATCAACGAGAGAAAACTTTCCGGCCTCATGCCAATACTCGACGCAGTTGAGAAAAGCTCCAGGGTGCGTGGCCTGTTGATCCATATGAACAGTTCCGGAGGTGAGGCCAATGCTTCGGAAATTCTTTTCAGGAAGGCCCGGGCTATTCGCGAAAAGAAACCCGTGATTTCATATGTATCCGGAATGTGCGCGTCGGGGGCCTACTGGGTTGCCAGTGCTTCAAACAGAATATATTCAATGGAAACTTCATTAGTCGGTTCGATTGGTGTCATAAGTATCACGCCAAATGTCAGGAAGCTTCTGGAAAAAATCGGGATCGATGTTCAGGTAAGCAAGGCCGGTAAGTACAAGGATCTGTTAAACCCGTTCTCCGAAGCAACCGAAGAAGGGAAGCAGAAAATGTTGCATATAATCGATTCTGCTTACCAGTCTTTCTGGAAGTCGGTTTCGGCAGAAAGAAAAATACCTGATGATCAGCGCGATGCAATTGCAACAGGGGAGGTCTTTACATCTGAAGATGCCGTGAAACTGGGACTGGTTGATTCCATAGGCGGTTATACTGAAGCACTTTCAGAGATAAGGAAAATTTCCGGAATTAAAAAGACCAGATTCATAGCGCCAAGGAAGACATTTGTGTCTAGGTTCATAGGGATGGCTGTGAAAGATGCAGTCCTTGAAACCCTGGATGCATCACTGGGCTACTGCATTTCATTGCAATGA